One genomic window of Desulfuromonas sp. AOP6 includes the following:
- a CDS encoding vitamin B12-dependent ribonucleotide reductase: MKKHPADSHLPLSKNALTVLERRYLKRNSDGKVLESPADMFQRVADAIASAETRLKSGVKADELARKFYDLMTSLDFLPNSPTLMNAGRELGQLSACFVLPVGDSMESIFEAIKQTALIHKSGGGTGFSFSRIRPANDVVLSTKGVSSGPLSFMKVFDAATETIKQGGTRRGANMGILRVDHPDIMDFIMAKRDQKVLTNFNISVGLTEAFMEAVENGGEYEIINPRSKDVAKKMDARKVFEHIVEMAWTNGEPGIIFLDRLNRDNPTPHVGEIEATNPCGEQPLLPYESCNLGSINLGHMVDKGKVDWKKLGEVIKTTTRFLDNVIEVNTYPLKEIEEMTKANRKIGLGVMGWADMLILLGIPYNSAEAVALGEKVMQFITNESRRVSRELAEERGAFANFKGSLYDQNGEPPLRNATCTTIAPTGTISIIANASSGIEPLFAVSYVRQVLDNDILVEVHPLFEKIAKERGFYTPELMKLIAEHGTIHDFKQIPEDVRRIFVTAHDITPEDHIAMQAAFQKYTDNAVSKTVNFPHTASREDVSQVYRMAYHQGCKGVTIYRDGSRDQQVLSVGKKEEKGPEEAIPMESHKGSRKKERPRALRGATYQMETGCGPLYVTINEDSNGLFELFTTMGKAGGCAASQCEAIGRLVSLAWRSGVQARQAVKQLIGITCHKPAGFGDNRITSCADAVAKAIQMHTLTEGEEAAQLVINGGACPECGGPVEHEGGCSVCHACGYSECA; encoded by the coding sequence ATGAAGAAACATCCCGCCGACAGCCATCTGCCCCTCTCCAAAAATGCCCTGACTGTACTGGAGCGCCGCTATCTGAAACGCAATAGTGACGGCAAGGTTCTGGAGTCTCCTGCCGATATGTTTCAACGCGTTGCCGATGCCATCGCCTCGGCCGAAACGCGTCTCAAGTCAGGCGTCAAAGCAGACGAGCTGGCCAGGAAGTTCTACGACCTGATGACCTCTCTCGACTTTCTCCCCAACTCTCCCACCCTGATGAATGCCGGACGGGAACTGGGGCAACTCTCCGCCTGTTTCGTTCTGCCTGTCGGCGATTCGATGGAGAGTATTTTCGAGGCGATCAAACAGACGGCCCTGATTCACAAGAGCGGTGGTGGCACCGGATTTTCCTTTTCGCGCATCCGTCCCGCCAATGACGTGGTCCTGTCAACCAAGGGCGTATCTTCTGGTCCCCTCTCCTTCATGAAGGTGTTCGATGCCGCCACCGAGACCATCAAGCAGGGCGGTACCCGTCGAGGCGCCAACATGGGCATCCTGCGGGTCGACCATCCCGACATCATGGATTTCATCATGGCCAAGCGGGATCAGAAGGTCCTTACCAATTTTAATATTTCCGTCGGGCTGACGGAAGCCTTCATGGAGGCGGTGGAAAATGGGGGTGAATACGAAATTATTAACCCCCGGAGCAAGGATGTGGCCAAAAAAATGGACGCCCGCAAGGTGTTCGAACACATCGTCGAAATGGCCTGGACTAACGGCGAACCGGGAATCATCTTCCTCGATCGCCTGAACCGGGACAACCCCACACCCCATGTCGGTGAGATCGAGGCGACCAATCCCTGCGGCGAACAGCCCCTGCTCCCCTACGAGTCCTGTAACCTCGGCTCCATCAACCTGGGTCACATGGTGGATAAGGGCAAGGTGGACTGGAAAAAGCTGGGCGAGGTCATCAAAACCACCACACGCTTCCTCGACAATGTCATTGAGGTCAACACCTACCCCCTTAAGGAAATCGAAGAGATGACCAAGGCCAATCGTAAAATCGGCCTCGGCGTCATGGGCTGGGCCGACATGCTCATTCTGCTCGGCATCCCCTACAACAGCGCCGAAGCTGTGGCCCTGGGGGAAAAGGTCATGCAGTTCATCACCAATGAATCCCGCCGGGTCTCCCGCGAACTCGCCGAGGAGCGTGGCGCCTTCGCCAACTTCAAGGGGAGCCTCTACGACCAGAACGGGGAACCACCCCTGCGCAACGCGACCTGCACGACCATCGCCCCGACGGGAACCATCTCGATCATCGCCAACGCCTCCAGCGGCATCGAACCCCTGTTCGCCGTCTCCTACGTACGCCAGGTGCTGGACAACGACATCCTTGTGGAAGTGCATCCTCTGTTCGAAAAGATCGCCAAGGAGCGTGGCTTCTATACGCCGGAACTGATGAAGCTCATCGCCGAGCACGGCACCATCCATGACTTCAAGCAGATTCCCGAGGATGTGCGCCGCATCTTCGTCACCGCCCACGATATTACGCCGGAAGATCATATCGCCATGCAGGCGGCTTTCCAGAAATACACCGACAACGCCGTCTCCAAGACGGTCAATTTTCCCCACACCGCCAGCCGCGAGGATGTGTCTCAGGTCTATCGCATGGCCTATCACCAGGGCTGCAAAGGGGTTACTATCTACCGTGACGGCTCGCGCGACCAGCAGGTGCTCTCGGTGGGCAAAAAGGAAGAAAAGGGCCCCGAAGAGGCCATACCCATGGAGAGCCACAAGGGCAGCCGCAAAAAAGAGCGGCCCCGAGCTCTGCGCGGCGCCACCTACCAGATGGAAACCGGCTGCGGACCGCTCTATGTCACCATCAATGAAGACAGCAACGGGCTTTTCGAACTCTTCACCACCATGGGCAAGGCCGGCGGCTGTGCCGCCTCCCAGTGCGAAGCCATCGGGCGTCTCGTCTCTCTGGCCTGGCGCAGCGGCGTGCAGGCCCGTCAGGCCGTCAAGCAGCTCATCGGCATTACCTGCCACAAGCCTGCCGGCTTTGGTGATAACCGCATTACCTCGTGCGCTGATGCCGTGGCCAAGGCCATCCAGATGCACACCCTGACCGAAGGGGAAGAGGCAGCTCAGCTGGTCATCAACGGCGGCGCCTGTCCCGAATGCGGCGGTCCGGTGGAACACGAGGGCGGCTGCAGCGTCTGTCACGCCTGTGGTTATTCTGAATGCGCCTAG
- a CDS encoding aminotransferase class V-fold PLP-dependent enzyme: MALYLDNAATSFPKPESVYRAVERTMRDIGASPGRGGYQQALEASRLVFETRSLLADFFGIADASRIAFTANATEAINLALFGLLKAGDRVVTTSMDHNAVARPLFALQEMGVQVVQVAADPQGFVDPETLKQACREKTRLVILNHCSNVTGTLQPIEELGPWCRKEGILFMVDAAQSAGLFALNVDSLAIDLLAVPGHKGLYGPQGTGFLYVHPGLNLKPLFYGGTGNASHSLSQPEEMPERLESGTINTPGLAGLKAGVEFIIQTGIEAIRAHERTLLERLLDGLRQVKSVELYGPRDFRYHGGAVSFNLAGRDPSEVGFLLDHAHHICCRVGLHCAPAAHRTIGTFPRGTVRVSPGFFNTVGEIDRFITAVDVILSRPEA; this comes from the coding sequence ATGGCTTTATATCTGGACAACGCAGCGACTTCTTTTCCCAAGCCCGAATCGGTCTATCGTGCCGTTGAGCGGACCATGAGGGACATTGGTGCCAGCCCCGGTCGCGGGGGGTACCAGCAGGCCTTGGAGGCCAGTCGGCTGGTCTTTGAAACGCGCTCCCTTTTGGCTGATTTTTTCGGCATCGCGGACGCCTCCCGTATCGCCTTTACAGCTAACGCCACCGAAGCGATCAATCTGGCTTTGTTCGGCCTCCTCAAGGCTGGAGACAGGGTTGTCACCACCAGCATGGACCACAATGCGGTGGCGCGACCTCTCTTTGCCCTGCAGGAAATGGGCGTTCAGGTTGTTCAGGTTGCGGCGGACCCGCAGGGATTTGTCGATCCTGAAACCTTGAAGCAGGCCTGTCGTGAAAAAACGCGACTGGTCATCCTTAACCACTGTTCCAATGTCACCGGAACCCTTCAACCCATCGAAGAGCTAGGACCCTGGTGTCGCAAGGAAGGCATTCTCTTCATGGTCGACGCCGCGCAGAGCGCCGGCCTGTTTGCCTTGAACGTAGATTCTCTGGCCATCGACCTGCTGGCGGTCCCTGGACATAAAGGGCTTTACGGACCCCAGGGCACTGGTTTTCTGTATGTCCATCCCGGTTTGAACCTCAAGCCTCTCTTTTACGGGGGTACCGGTAACGCTTCTCACTCTTTGAGTCAGCCGGAGGAAATGCCTGAGCGTCTCGAAAGTGGCACCATCAACACGCCGGGTTTGGCCGGGCTCAAGGCGGGAGTCGAATTTATCATTCAGACCGGGATAGAGGCCATCCGAGCCCACGAAAGGACCTTGCTCGAACGGCTCCTCGATGGTCTTCGCCAGGTGAAAAGCGTTGAACTGTACGGACCACGGGACTTTCGCTATCATGGTGGCGCCGTTTCCTTCAATCTGGCAGGGCGTGACCCGTCGGAAGTCGGCTTTCTGCTCGATCATGCACACCATATCTGCTGTCGGGTCGGTCTGCATTGCGCTCCTGCCGCACACAGAACCATCGGTACCTTCCCGCGAGGAACCGTGCGTGTGAGCCCCGGTTTCTTCAACACCGTTGGAGAAATTGATCGTTTCATTACCGCTGTGGATGTCATTCTATCACGCCCCGAGGCCTGA
- the mnmA gene encoding tRNA 2-thiouridine(34) synthase MnmA: MDKRKKVIVAMSGGVDSSVTAALLKEQGYEVAGLNMRLWKEDINPSHAPNDGWLAPDHAADVRRVAEALDIPLTVLDLREEFYRRIVEPFCQTYFSGETPNPCILCNQTLKFGLLLEKARELGGDFLATGHYARILQEDDRFVLAKGKNLHKDQSYFLFTLTQQQLSHVLFPLGEMDKESVRAHAARFQLPVAQKAESQDICFIPDGDYVSFLERQGLPEHPEGEIVHVNGQVLGQHLGTFRYTVGQRRGLGIAWPEPLYVLKIDASASKVIVGERVHLAVEEVTVKDTCWNIPVPQEPLRAKCRIRYRHREASALITPGPDGLAMIRFEEPQQGVTPGQAAVFFDGERILGGGWIQ; encoded by the coding sequence ATGGATAAACGCAAAAAAGTTATTGTGGCCATGAGTGGAGGAGTGGATTCCTCCGTCACCGCCGCGTTGCTCAAGGAGCAGGGGTATGAGGTCGCTGGCCTGAATATGCGGCTATGGAAAGAAGACATAAATCCTTCCCATGCACCGAATGACGGCTGGCTCGCTCCAGACCACGCCGCCGATGTGCGGCGGGTGGCCGAGGCGCTGGATATTCCCTTGACCGTTCTCGACCTGCGAGAGGAATTCTATCGCCGCATTGTCGAGCCTTTCTGTCAGACCTACTTTTCCGGTGAAACCCCCAACCCCTGTATTCTCTGCAATCAGACCCTCAAGTTCGGGTTGTTACTGGAAAAGGCCCGGGAGCTTGGGGGGGATTTCCTGGCGACTGGGCACTATGCCCGCATCTTGCAGGAAGATGACCGTTTTGTGCTGGCGAAGGGTAAAAACCTGCACAAAGACCAGAGCTACTTTCTTTTTACCCTGACACAGCAGCAGCTGAGCCACGTCCTCTTTCCGCTTGGAGAGATGGATAAAGAAAGCGTGAGGGCGCACGCCGCTCGTTTTCAGTTGCCCGTGGCTCAGAAAGCAGAGAGCCAGGACATCTGCTTTATTCCGGACGGGGACTATGTGTCTTTCCTCGAACGTCAGGGGCTTCCCGAGCATCCGGAAGGGGAAATCGTTCATGTCAACGGGCAGGTGTTGGGCCAGCACCTGGGGACATTTCGCTACACGGTCGGACAGCGTCGCGGCCTTGGCATTGCCTGGCCCGAACCTCTGTACGTGCTTAAAATCGATGCTTCCGCCTCCAAGGTTATTGTGGGGGAGCGAGTTCACCTCGCCGTCGAAGAAGTGACAGTAAAAGATACCTGTTGGAATATCCCCGTGCCACAAGAACCTCTGCGAGCGAAATGCCGCATCCGCTACCGTCACCGGGAGGCCAGCGCCCTTATCACGCCGGGACCCGATGGCTTGGCGATGATACGCTTCGAGGAACCACAACAGGGGGTCACCCCGGGTCAGGCGGCCGTCTTTTTCGACGGCGAGCGGATTCTTGGTGGAGGCTGGATCCAATGA
- the nifU gene encoding Fe-S cluster assembly scaffold protein NifU, translating into MYSDKVMDHFSNPRNVGEIEDADGVGEVGNASCGDIMKIFLKVEGDVIKDVKFKTFGCGAAIATSSMVTEMAIGKTIDEALELTNAAVAQALDGLPPAKMHCSNLAADALHEAIKNYKESKS; encoded by the coding sequence ATGTATTCCGATAAGGTTATGGATCACTTCAGCAACCCCCGCAACGTAGGTGAAATTGAGGATGCCGATGGCGTCGGTGAGGTAGGTAATGCCTCCTGCGGCGATATTATGAAGATCTTTCTCAAAGTTGAAGGGGATGTCATCAAGGATGTCAAATTCAAGACTTTTGGTTGCGGCGCCGCCATCGCGACCTCATCCATGGTGACCGAGATGGCCATCGGCAAGACCATCGACGAAGCCCTGGAGCTGACCAACGCAGCTGTGGCCCAGGCTTTGGATGGTCTGCCTCCCGCCAAGATGCACTGCTCTAACCTGGCTGCGGATGCGCTGCATGAAGCCATTAAAAACTATAAGGAATCAAAATCATAG
- the mtaB gene encoding tRNA (N(6)-L-threonylcarbamoyladenosine(37)-C(2))-methylthiotransferase MtaB, which yields MKGRVSLTTLGCKTNQFESAAMEEYLRQTGYQVVPFEDGADLVIVNTCTVTSATDAQSRNLVRRARRLNPRCRVVVTGCYAQVDPEALLAIPGVSLVLGNEEKKDFLQWIEKSHAGQAVQVSPIREKTEASVLSTTVFAERSRAFVQIQNGCDAFCSYCIIPYARGRSRSVVPDEVVTQVAGLVEAGYPEIVLTGIHIGGYGNDLVPRQTLTDLVRRLESSTFVHRLRLGSLEPTEISDELIELMAGSSVICPHFHIPLQAGDDQVLQRMNRHYDAAFFRELVQRIHKRLPQAAIGLDVIAGFPGETEEEFANTLALVESLPVSHLHVFPYSRRPGTPAASMAAQVPSAMAKERAARLRALGEEKTRAFARRFVGQTMEIVVEGGGQNGWRKGLTTNYLHVQFRQGDDLPGKALLVRLTGFEDEGLVGELV from the coding sequence ATGAAGGGCCGTGTCTCTCTGACCACGCTCGGTTGCAAGACCAACCAGTTCGAGTCGGCGGCCATGGAGGAATATCTGCGGCAGACCGGCTACCAGGTCGTTCCTTTCGAGGATGGTGCCGACCTGGTTATCGTCAATACCTGCACGGTGACCAGTGCCACCGATGCCCAGTCCCGCAATCTCGTACGCCGTGCGCGACGCCTCAATCCCCGGTGCCGGGTAGTGGTGACGGGCTGCTATGCCCAGGTTGACCCCGAGGCTCTGTTGGCCATCCCCGGCGTTTCCCTGGTGTTGGGAAACGAGGAAAAAAAGGATTTTCTTCAGTGGATTGAAAAGAGTCATGCCGGTCAGGCTGTGCAGGTCTCCCCGATTCGGGAAAAAACAGAAGCCTCCGTGCTGTCGACCACGGTCTTTGCCGAGCGCAGCCGCGCCTTTGTGCAGATTCAAAACGGCTGCGACGCTTTCTGCTCCTACTGCATCATCCCCTATGCCCGCGGGCGCAGTCGTTCGGTAGTGCCGGACGAGGTCGTCACGCAGGTGGCCGGTCTCGTCGAGGCGGGCTACCCCGAGATCGTTCTCACGGGCATCCATATCGGCGGTTATGGAAATGACCTCGTACCCAGGCAGACCCTGACGGACCTCGTCCGGCGCCTGGAATCGAGCACCTTCGTGCACCGTCTGCGCCTGGGCTCCTTGGAGCCGACGGAAATTTCGGATGAGCTGATTGAGCTGATGGCCGGCTCATCCGTCATCTGTCCCCACTTTCATATCCCGCTGCAGGCGGGGGACGACCAGGTCCTGCAGAGGATGAACCGTCATTACGATGCCGCCTTCTTCCGGGAACTTGTGCAGCGTATTCATAAACGCCTGCCGCAGGCGGCCATCGGTCTCGACGTCATCGCCGGTTTTCCGGGGGAAACGGAGGAAGAATTCGCCAACACCCTCGCACTTGTTGAGAGCCTGCCCGTCAGTCATCTGCATGTTTTCCCCTACAGCCGGCGACCCGGAACGCCCGCAGCCAGTATGGCTGCGCAGGTGCCCTCTGCCATGGCTAAGGAAAGGGCCGCCCGTCTGCGGGCGCTCGGAGAAGAGAAAACCCGAGCCTTTGCTCGGCGTTTTGTCGGCCAAACAATGGAAATCGTGGTGGAAGGAGGCGGGCAAAACGGCTGGCGCAAGGGGTTGACGACCAACTACCTCCATGTTCAATTCAGGCAGGGTGACGACTTGCCAGGAAAAGCGCTGCTGGTTCGCCTCACTGGCTTTGAGGACGAGGGGCTTGTCGGGGAGCTTGTCTGA
- a CDS encoding sensor domain-containing diguanylate cyclase — MKGWMEGLKSTAASNRQLQELFKASQVALSPQKLDELLAKLLRIGMESLSMPAGSIALYEEETRQLVLHAHRGLSPQFVARDRWVVEEGDVTQRILQRGEVFVIEDTQMAFSVTPWPLEKEGIRSLVASPLKCRNNVVGIFYLDDFEPRQIHDSQIQMFSIIASFAALCIDNAQIRTQADFFTRTDPLTRLYNQHQFKALFQQELSRSQYYGFPFSLILFDIDDFRRFNDSFGHSNGDLVLKTVARLLRESFREFDTLFRYGGEEFMAILPETPLEEALKLAREGCHLIAQKSHRDLPVAAAGPVSASAAVVSFPKDGRNLDTLLRHLDTLLFLHRHVCGQVHTLPDAAVEI, encoded by the coding sequence ATGAAAGGGTGGATGGAAGGTCTGAAGTCAACGGCGGCCAGCAATCGGCAACTGCAGGAGCTCTTCAAGGCGTCCCAGGTGGCTTTGTCGCCACAGAAACTTGACGAACTGCTGGCCAAACTGCTGCGCATCGGTATGGAAAGCCTTTCCATGCCGGCCGGAAGCATCGCCCTGTATGAGGAGGAGACCCGGCAGCTGGTTCTGCACGCGCACCGAGGGTTGAGCCCTCAATTTGTGGCCCGCGATCGTTGGGTGGTTGAAGAGGGGGATGTCACCCAGAGAATACTCCAGCGGGGCGAGGTTTTCGTCATCGAAGATACGCAGATGGCCTTCTCGGTGACCCCCTGGCCTTTGGAAAAAGAGGGCATTCGTTCCCTGGTGGCTTCTCCCCTTAAATGCCGGAACAACGTGGTCGGCATCTTTTATCTGGACGATTTCGAGCCCCGTCAGATTCACGACTCTCAGATCCAGATGTTCTCCATCATCGCCTCCTTTGCCGCTCTTTGCATTGACAATGCGCAAATCCGTACCCAGGCCGACTTTTTCACCCGCACGGACCCCCTGACGCGCCTGTATAATCAACATCAGTTCAAAGCTCTATTCCAGCAGGAACTCTCGCGCTCCCAGTATTATGGTTTCCCTTTTTCTCTCATCCTTTTCGATATAGACGACTTCAGGCGCTTCAATGACAGTTTTGGTCATTCCAACGGCGATCTTGTTCTTAAAACGGTAGCCCGCTTGCTCAGGGAGTCTTTTCGGGAATTCGACACCCTTTTTCGCTATGGCGGAGAGGAATTCATGGCCATTCTTCCCGAGACGCCGCTGGAAGAGGCTCTAAAACTTGCCCGGGAAGGGTGCCATCTTATTGCGCAGAAGTCCCACCGGGACCTGCCTGTTGCTGCCGCCGGACCGGTATCGGCCAGCGCAGCCGTGGTTTCTTTTCCGAAAGATGGTCGGAATCTGGATACCCTGTTACGACATCTGGACACGCTCCTGTTTCTCCATCGTCATGTCTGCGGGCAAGTGCATACCCTGCCTGATGCCGCTGTGGAGATCTGA
- a CDS encoding MFS transporter, protein MKKSSRSKAWFSWCLYDWANSAYATVILAAVLPVYFVSLVPAEGARLSLFSWTHSMPASALWGYAVSLSMLLVAIAAPFLGAHADRSGSRRHWLIFFCLVGSVATALLFFASPGKYLLAAGLFVIANSGFAAGNIFYNAFLPALAEGKEVDRLSARGFASGYIGGGLVLLVVFLMIQFHEVFGFADAGAASRAGFLLTGLWWLLFSLPMFLYVREDVFVHEPQPMLQGFRAYLKTFSEIRRYRDLLLFLVAFLFYNDGIQTIIVVSAIFGREELGLGQGTILGAFLMIQFVAMPGALLFGRMAESFDPKKSILVSLFLFAGVTIYAFFMTEAYEFWILGFVVALILGGSQAISRSLFASLIPSGKSAEFFGFYAISGKFASIFGPMIFALIADLTGSTRHAILALIVFFVVGIVLLLRVDIDRGRLLARGAH, encoded by the coding sequence ATGAAAAAGTCCTCCCGCAGCAAAGCCTGGTTCAGCTGGTGTCTGTATGACTGGGCCAACTCCGCCTACGCCACGGTGATCCTGGCTGCCGTGCTGCCGGTCTATTTTGTCTCCCTGGTGCCCGCCGAGGGCGCCCGTCTCAGCCTCTTCAGCTGGACCCACAGCATGCCGGCTTCAGCCCTGTGGGGATATGCCGTATCCCTGTCCATGCTGCTGGTCGCGATAGCGGCGCCTTTTCTCGGCGCTCATGCCGACCGTAGCGGCTCCAGGCGCCATTGGCTCATCTTCTTCTGTCTGGTCGGTTCTGTAGCCACCGCCCTGCTCTTCTTTGCTTCCCCGGGAAAATACCTGCTGGCGGCCGGACTGTTCGTCATCGCCAACAGTGGTTTTGCGGCTGGCAATATCTTCTACAATGCCTTCTTGCCGGCATTGGCCGAGGGAAAAGAAGTCGATCGCCTGTCGGCGCGTGGATTTGCTTCAGGGTATATTGGAGGCGGGCTCGTGCTGCTGGTCGTCTTTCTGATGATCCAGTTTCACGAGGTTTTCGGCTTTGCCGATGCGGGGGCGGCCAGCAGGGCCGGATTCCTGCTGACGGGGCTATGGTGGTTGCTGTTCTCGTTGCCCATGTTTCTCTACGTGCGCGAAGACGTCTTTGTCCACGAGCCCCAACCCATGCTGCAGGGATTCCGGGCATACTTAAAAACCTTTTCTGAAATCCGTCGCTACCGGGATCTGCTGCTCTTTCTGGTGGCCTTTCTCTTTTATAATGACGGCATCCAGACCATCATCGTCGTTTCGGCCATCTTTGGCCGCGAAGAATTAGGCCTTGGTCAGGGCACCATCCTGGGGGCATTTCTCATGATCCAGTTCGTGGCCATGCCCGGCGCCCTGCTCTTTGGCCGTATGGCCGAAAGCTTCGACCCCAAAAAGTCCATCCTGGTGAGCCTTTTTCTCTTTGCCGGCGTCACTATCTACGCCTTCTTCATGACGGAAGCCTACGAATTCTGGATCCTCGGTTTCGTGGTGGCCCTTATTCTTGGCGGCAGCCAGGCCATCAGCCGCTCACTTTTCGCTTCCTTGATTCCTTCAGGCAAGAGCGCCGAATTTTTCGGATTTTATGCCATCAGCGGCAAGTTCGCCTCCATTTTCGGTCCCATGATTTTCGCTCTTATCGCCGACCTCACCGGGTCGACACGGCATGCCATTCTGGCCCTGATCGTCTTTTTTGTGGTGGGAATTGTTCTACTGCTGCGGGTGGATATCGATAGAGGTCGCCTGTTGGCCCGCGGCGCCCATTAA
- a CDS encoding PhoH family protein: MKKTFILDTNVLLHDPQAIFKFEDNDVIVPITVIEEVDNFKKDLSETGRNARQISRILDGFRQKAPLVDGVPLEGGGILKVVLYTDGSMKLLPPELRADRGDNRILAVAMDMKKQCSCPVVFVTKDTNLRIKADAIGLRAEDYESDKVSIEELYSGTAQVVVNKDEVDRFYGQGYLDFSGPYYPNQGITLAEASNPSHTAIGRYHAKMERLNPLIRPPKEGVWGILPRNREQQFALDLLLDDDIQLVTLVGKAGTGKTLLAIAAGLFKSADEGSFSRLLVSRPVFPMGKDLGFLPGDVEEKLAPWMQPIFDNVELLLGAVEERGKRKRGYKELVDMGLMEIEPLTYIRGRSIPKQYMIVDEAQNLTPHEIKTIITRAGEGTKIVLTGDPYQIDNPYVDSSSNGLTYTVEKFKGQEIAGHITLTKGERSQLAELAANLL, encoded by the coding sequence ATGAAAAAGACATTTATCCTCGACACCAACGTGCTTCTCCATGATCCTCAGGCAATTTTCAAGTTTGAAGATAACGATGTCATCGTTCCCATCACGGTTATTGAAGAGGTTGATAATTTCAAGAAGGATCTCAGTGAGACGGGTCGCAATGCCCGTCAGATTTCCCGGATTCTTGATGGTTTTCGTCAAAAAGCTCCCCTGGTCGACGGTGTTCCCCTCGAAGGGGGCGGCATTCTCAAGGTTGTGCTCTACACCGATGGCTCGATGAAGCTTCTGCCACCCGAACTGCGTGCAGACCGAGGTGATAACCGCATCCTGGCCGTCGCCATGGACATGAAAAAGCAGTGTTCCTGTCCCGTTGTATTTGTCACCAAAGACACCAACCTGCGCATCAAGGCCGATGCCATCGGGCTGCGAGCCGAGGATTACGAATCGGACAAGGTTTCCATAGAGGAACTTTACTCGGGTACGGCGCAGGTCGTGGTCAACAAAGACGAGGTCGACCGCTTCTATGGACAGGGATATTTAGACTTTTCGGGACCCTATTACCCGAACCAGGGTATTACCCTGGCCGAGGCCTCCAATCCCTCCCATACTGCCATAGGTCGTTATCATGCCAAGATGGAACGGCTCAATCCCCTCATTCGCCCACCCAAGGAGGGGGTATGGGGAATATTACCCCGCAATCGTGAACAGCAGTTTGCCCTGGATCTGCTGCTCGATGACGACATTCAGCTGGTGACCCTGGTCGGCAAGGCCGGCACGGGTAAAACTCTGCTGGCCATTGCCGCCGGCCTGTTCAAGTCCGCCGATGAAGGATCTTTCAGCCGCCTGCTGGTGTCGCGTCCCGTCTTTCCTATGGGTAAGGATCTCGGTTTTCTGCCTGGCGATGTTGAGGAAAAACTGGCCCCCTGGATGCAGCCTATTTTCGACAATGTTGAACTGCTGCTGGGGGCGGTGGAAGAGCGCGGCAAGCGCAAAAGGGGCTACAAGGAACTCGTCGACATGGGTCTGATGGAGATAGAGCCGCTGACCTATATCCGCGGTCGTTCCATTCCCAAGCAGTACATGATTGTCGACGAGGCTCAGAACCTGACCCCACACGAAATAAAAACCATTATCACCAGGGCCGGGGAGGGGACCAAGATTGTCCTGACCGGCGACCCGTACCAGATCGACAACCCCTATGTCGATTCATCCAGCAATGGACTGACCTATACGGTAGAGAAGTTCAAGGGTCAGGAGATTGCCGGGCATATTACCTTGACCAAGGGGGAGCGCTCCCAGTTGGCCGAATTGGCTGCCAACCTGCTGTAA